The nucleotide window AGCGGTACGGCTTGAGCCACGTCAAAGACAGCCCGGCCGCCGTGCTCAGTGGTGGTGAGCGGCGCAAGCTTGAAATCAGCCGGGCGTTGGTCACGGATCCGAAGCTGATGCTGCTGGACGAGCCGTTCGCCGGGGTGGATCCGGTAGCGAAAGAGGAGATTCAGGGGGAAATCCGCCGTCTTCGCGACGAGTTCGGCAAAGGCGTCCTGATCACCGACCACGACGCCGAGCGCACGCTGCAGGTGTGTGACGAGGCGTTGATCGTGGATTCTGGGACGTTGCTTTTCAGTGGCAAGCCCGCCGACGCCGCGGCGGACGAGACGGTGCGGCGAGTCTACCTCGGCCACAACTTCGCGCGAGGTCTCGACACCGCCGAGGCGTGACGGCTACGCCAGCTGGCGGCGACATTGTGTCTGGCGGATTCTCGGCGTCATGCCCGCGAAGGGCTCAACCGATGCAAGGAGTGCGTGGGCCAGACGCCGTCCGTTTGGGGGCCGGCCAGCAGATCTGCGCGACAAGCACCCATGGACACCACGCTTCAAGACAAGATCAAAGACTGCCCCGGGTTGCCGTCGTTGCCGACGGTGGCCGTCGAGGTACTTCGCCTGGCTCGGGACAGCGAAGTCGACATGGGGGCTTTGGCCGACGTGATCAACCAGGACCCGGCTCTGTCGGCTCGGGTGCTCAAGACCGTCAACTCCAGTTTCTACGGCCGGAGTCAGAAGGTCACGACCATCGAGCAGGCGCTGGTGGTCATGGGGCTTCAGTCAGTCAAAACGCTCGTCCTCGGCTTCAGCCTCGTCGAAGGTCTGATGGACAAGTCGTCCG belongs to Planctomycetota bacterium and includes:
- the lptB gene encoding LPS export ABC transporter ATP-binding protein, giving the protein MNLLEVEGLAKTYSGRRVVDGVSFGVQPRQIVGLLGRNGAGKTTTFRMILGMVVPDAGTVAFDGTDVTHLPMFRRARLGIGYLSQERSDFRRLTVYQNLIAILETRSLSRKERQDRAMDMLERYGLSHVKDSPAAVLSGGERRKLEISRALVTDPKLMLLDEPFAGVDPVAKEEIQGEIRRLRDEFGKGVLITDHDAERTLQVCDEALIVDSGTLLFSGKPADAAADETVRRVYLGHNFARGLDTAEA